Proteins found in one Promicromonospora sukumoe genomic segment:
- a CDS encoding SigE family RNA polymerase sigma factor — translation METRVGRQVDVRVGGRSRDEEFVAFVEAEGPYLFRTAFFLVGERAPAEDLVQGTFERVYRRWDAARAGNPRAYSRKVLVNLKTDTWRRTRLTDVPGDDNLPLEHADDHAAQVALRDELARALGSLSPQQRRVVVLRHVLDLPEAQVAREIGRSVGTVKAASSRGLERLRSLLTDVAPETSDEPVFDGHETLTRSKAAAARQVRRDAALTTAAVAVCALVALVVHGPVGVPVLDTVTGPAHRWLVETFRLPAVDTDGDTDTAPVRDENAVTGQDDAVGLGDLDLPEMPAPAPDCAGDLPTPDATRTIAVPADAPTGDFTIVRALDADDARPAVECVDFVTEHRVSLGDPAEMMVGSAIGSDPNVPFAVRRDGTVLAALARPDVGPGSEPITALARPAATGPAGESVLEHWQLSAASAGSPESGREHLDYARVGSPVLTGTHVAWTEEREDGTVVVKAQGPDGEVRTIEAYEPDPARQVWKLAAGGQTLAIAHLDEETLNQAGRCPGSIDLVDLDAPGSDVVRDVATEVCAISDGEDGVVVSSNPAEGPGTIGVLSAGSGLRALVQLDQETVWNNYAHLSGDMLMFESGQWMVALDTASREATVVREDAGWTVGASDDGILWADGEHIFFLRLEPREGVAVPALTTLGPGADADRTSWLDVAASAQRVVWTEYDSAEMERLQRQDAWSYFELDQTLVYARTSW, via the coding sequence ATGGAGACACGTGTGGGAAGACAGGTCGACGTCCGGGTGGGCGGCCGGTCGCGGGACGAGGAGTTCGTCGCGTTCGTGGAGGCAGAGGGTCCGTACCTGTTCCGGACGGCGTTCTTCCTGGTCGGTGAGCGCGCCCCGGCGGAGGACCTGGTGCAGGGCACGTTCGAGCGCGTCTACCGGCGCTGGGACGCGGCCCGGGCGGGGAACCCCCGGGCGTACTCGCGCAAGGTGCTGGTCAACCTCAAGACGGACACGTGGCGCCGGACGCGGCTGACCGACGTCCCGGGCGACGACAACCTGCCGCTGGAGCACGCGGACGACCACGCCGCGCAGGTCGCGCTGCGCGACGAGCTCGCCCGGGCGCTGGGGAGCCTGTCGCCGCAGCAGCGCCGGGTCGTGGTGCTGCGGCACGTCCTCGACCTGCCGGAGGCGCAGGTCGCCCGCGAGATCGGGCGGTCGGTCGGCACCGTCAAGGCGGCGAGCTCCCGGGGCCTCGAACGGCTCCGCTCGCTCCTGACCGACGTCGCCCCGGAGACCTCGGACGAGCCGGTGTTCGACGGCCACGAGACGCTGACCCGCAGCAAGGCCGCGGCGGCGCGCCAGGTCCGCCGGGACGCCGCGCTCACCACGGCGGCGGTCGCGGTGTGCGCGCTCGTCGCGCTCGTCGTGCACGGGCCGGTCGGCGTACCGGTCCTGGACACCGTCACCGGCCCGGCGCACCGCTGGCTGGTGGAGACGTTCCGCCTGCCGGCGGTCGACACCGACGGCGACACCGACACCGCCCCGGTCCGGGACGAGAACGCGGTGACCGGGCAGGACGACGCCGTCGGGCTGGGTGACCTCGACCTCCCCGAGATGCCGGCGCCCGCACCCGACTGCGCCGGGGACCTGCCGACGCCGGACGCGACCAGGACGATCGCGGTCCCCGCGGACGCCCCGACCGGGGACTTCACGATCGTCCGGGCGCTCGACGCCGACGACGCCCGCCCGGCGGTCGAGTGCGTGGACTTCGTCACGGAGCACCGGGTGAGCCTCGGGGATCCCGCCGAGATGATGGTCGGGTCCGCCATCGGGTCGGACCCCAACGTCCCGTTCGCGGTGCGTCGCGACGGGACGGTGCTCGCCGCACTGGCCCGGCCCGACGTCGGGCCGGGTTCGGAGCCGATCACCGCGCTGGCGCGTCCCGCGGCGACCGGGCCGGCCGGCGAGTCCGTGCTGGAGCACTGGCAGCTTTCGGCCGCCTCGGCCGGTTCGCCGGAATCCGGCCGCGAGCACCTCGACTACGCCCGCGTCGGCAGCCCGGTCCTCACCGGCACGCACGTCGCCTGGACCGAGGAGCGCGAGGACGGGACGGTCGTCGTGAAGGCACAGGGGCCGGACGGCGAGGTGCGAACGATCGAGGCCTACGAGCCGGACCCCGCCCGGCAGGTCTGGAAGCTCGCCGCGGGAGGGCAGACCCTGGCGATCGCGCACCTCGACGAAGAGACTCTGAACCAGGCGGGCCGGTGCCCGGGGAGCATCGACCTGGTCGACCTGGACGCGCCCGGCTCCGACGTCGTCCGCGACGTGGCGACGGAGGTCTGCGCGATCTCCGACGGCGAGGACGGCGTCGTCGTGTCCAGCAATCCCGCAGAGGGGCCCGGCACGATCGGGGTGCTCTCGGCGGGTTCCGGCCTGCGTGCCCTCGTGCAGCTCGACCAGGAAACCGTCTGGAACAACTACGCGCACCTGTCCGGGGACATGCTGATGTTCGAGTCGGGACAGTGGATGGTCGCGCTCGACACGGCCTCGCGGGAGGCCACGGTCGTCCGGGAGGACGCCGGGTGGACGGTCGGCGCGTCCGACGACGGCATCCTCTGGGCCGACGGCGAGCACATCTTCTTCCTGCGGCTGGAACCCCGAGAGGGAGTCGCCGTACCCGCCCTGACCACGCTCGGTCCCGGGGCGGACGCGGACCGGACCTCGTGGCTGGACGTCGCCGCCTCCGCCCAGCGGGTGGTCTGGACCGAGTACGACAGCGCCGAGATGGAACGTCTCCAGCGCCAGGACGCGTGGAGCTACTTCGAGCTGGACCAGACCCTGGTCTACGCGCGCACGTCCTGGTGA
- a CDS encoding protoporphyrinogen/coproporphyrinogen oxidase: MTDHDVVIVGAGLAGLVAALDLTRAGLDVRLLERDEQPGGRVATERVDGFVVDRGFQVLNTSYPQVRRRLDLDALDLRLFTSGALVRRDGRLHRLVDPRRHPGGLVGTLGSGLLPWRDKLAVAAYAARAGYQPVGRLLAEPETTAAQALRRRGIGDAGVERFLRPFLSGVLGEDELETSSRYVDLVWRSFARGRVGVPAAGMSAIPRQLPDGVLRCGVDVQAVDGGEVRHADGRLGARAVVVATDPRTAGRLLPTLAVPPMRALTTVYHAAPEPPGTEPILLLEGDDDRMVANSVVLSNAAPGYSGDGRALVATSLVGGAAAGVDEAAVRRRLARLYGVPTDGWAHVRTVSVPDALPGAQPPLGDLRRPVDLGDGLFVAGDHRDTPSVQGAMASGTRAARAVLDALAATSAAAR, encoded by the coding sequence GTGACGGACCACGACGTGGTGATCGTCGGCGCGGGGCTGGCCGGGCTGGTGGCAGCCCTCGACCTGACCAGGGCCGGGCTCGACGTGCGGCTCCTCGAACGGGACGAGCAGCCCGGCGGGCGGGTCGCCACCGAGCGCGTCGACGGCTTCGTCGTCGACCGCGGGTTCCAGGTGCTGAACACCTCCTACCCCCAGGTCCGACGCCGGCTGGACCTCGACGCCCTCGACCTGCGGCTGTTCACCTCGGGCGCGCTCGTGCGCCGCGACGGCCGGCTGCACCGGCTCGTCGACCCGCGCCGGCACCCGGGCGGCCTCGTCGGCACGCTCGGGTCGGGCCTGCTGCCCTGGCGGGACAAGCTCGCTGTCGCGGCCTATGCCGCGCGGGCCGGGTACCAGCCCGTCGGGCGGCTGCTCGCGGAGCCCGAGACCACCGCGGCGCAGGCCCTGCGCCGGCGGGGCATCGGGGACGCCGGGGTCGAGCGCTTCCTGCGGCCCTTCCTCTCGGGCGTGCTGGGCGAGGACGAGCTCGAGACCTCCAGCCGCTACGTGGACCTGGTCTGGCGCAGCTTCGCGCGCGGACGCGTCGGCGTGCCCGCCGCGGGCATGTCCGCGATCCCCCGGCAGCTCCCGGACGGCGTGCTGCGCTGCGGCGTCGACGTGCAGGCGGTCGACGGCGGCGAGGTGCGGCACGCGGACGGGCGGCTGGGGGCGCGCGCCGTGGTCGTCGCGACCGACCCGCGGACGGCGGGGCGGCTGCTGCCCACGCTGGCCGTCCCGCCGATGCGGGCGCTCACGACCGTCTACCACGCCGCCCCCGAGCCGCCCGGCACCGAGCCGATCCTGCTGCTGGAGGGCGACGACGACCGCATGGTCGCCAACTCCGTGGTGCTCTCGAACGCCGCCCCGGGGTACAGCGGCGACGGCCGGGCGCTCGTCGCGACGTCACTGGTGGGCGGCGCGGCGGCGGGGGTCGACGAGGCCGCCGTCCGCCGTCGGCTCGCGCGCCTGTACGGCGTGCCGACCGACGGCTGGGCGCACGTGCGGACGGTGAGCGTGCCGGACGCCCTGCCCGGGGCGCAGCCGCCGCTGGGCGACCTGCGCCGGCCGGTCGACCTCGGCGACGGGCTGTTCGTCGCGGGCGACCACCGCGACACGCCCTCGGTGCAGGGCGCGATGGCCAGCGGCACCCGCGCGGCCCGGGCCGTGCTGGATGCGCTCGCCGCGACGAGTGCCGCCGCTCGCTGA
- a CDS encoding NmrA/HSCARG family protein, with protein sequence MSESLINSHVGDSRTVVVLGATGQQGGAVVAALLADGWTVRAVVRDPTSDRARALAAAGVETVHARLDDAVALRAAFAGAHGVFSVQPSSGQPGTGLTDDDEVRYGTTVADAARDSGVAHLVYSSMIAAGPTPTGVAHFDVKSRIEAHLAGLDLASTVVRPATFMELLLTPGGGLDRGTLTFLMRPDQEMQLIAVRDIGRVVAAVFAAPGRYTGRTLEIAGDALTGNDVAGHLTRELGRPIAYGCLPQTALDQDDVLARTVALVDDGRLAGKADLTALRAEFPFLLRFDRWLTGPGAHLLDAVRPSPADHNRTEGM encoded by the coding sequence ATGAGCGAATCCCTGATCAACAGCCATGTCGGCGACTCGCGGACCGTCGTCGTGCTCGGCGCCACCGGGCAGCAGGGCGGTGCGGTGGTCGCCGCGCTGCTCGCCGACGGCTGGACCGTGCGCGCCGTCGTCCGCGACCCGACGAGCGACCGGGCCCGCGCCCTCGCCGCCGCCGGCGTCGAGACCGTCCACGCCCGCCTCGACGACGCCGTCGCCCTGCGCGCGGCGTTCGCCGGCGCGCACGGCGTCTTCAGCGTCCAGCCGAGCTCGGGCCAGCCCGGCACCGGCCTGACCGACGACGACGAGGTCAGGTACGGCACCACCGTCGCCGACGCCGCCCGGGACAGCGGCGTCGCCCATCTCGTCTACAGCTCGATGATCGCCGCCGGGCCGACGCCGACCGGCGTCGCTCACTTCGACGTCAAGAGCAGGATCGAGGCACACCTCGCGGGCCTCGACCTCGCGTCCACCGTCGTCCGTCCGGCCACCTTCATGGAGCTCCTGCTCACGCCGGGCGGCGGCCTCGACCGGGGCACCCTGACCTTCTTGATGCGCCCCGACCAGGAGATGCAGCTCATCGCGGTCCGCGACATCGGCCGGGTCGTCGCGGCCGTCTTCGCGGCGCCCGGCCGGTACACCGGCCGCACCCTGGAGATCGCGGGCGACGCCCTCACCGGGAACGACGTCGCCGGGCACCTGACCCGCGAGCTCGGCCGGCCGATCGCCTACGGCTGCCTGCCGCAGACGGCCCTCGACCAGGACGACGTCCTCGCCCGCACCGTCGCCCTCGTCGACGACGGCCGGCTCGCCGGGAAAGCCGACCTCACCGCGCTGCGCGCCGAGTTCCCCTTCCTCCTGCGCTTCGACCGCTGGCTGACGGGCCCCGGCGCGCACCTCCTGGACGCCGTCCGCCCCAGCCCGGCCGACCACAACCGCACCGAGGGAATGTGA